DNA from Evansella sp. LMS18:
TTCGATGTCAGAGTTCTGGAGCAAACAACCGGTGTTGACTATGAAATTGTTAACGGGATGCCAAAGTTTATGGTGGATGTAAGCGCGAAAGTATCTGTGCTGGAAAACGAGTCTGACTTTAATTTTGAGGAGCCGGAAGTCGTGGAAGAAGCGGAAAATAAAATTAATGAAGAAATTAAATCTTCTATTTTAGCTGTAATTGAAGAAAATAAAAGCCAGGGAATAGATTCCTTTGGTTTCGGTGATCGTCTGTATCGCAAGGATTCACAAAAATGGCAGGAATGGAAAGATGGCTGGCGGGAAATGCTCCCCGATGTAGAGGTGGAGGTGACTGTGGACAGTCAGATTGAATCCCTTGGTTTATTTGGTAAGTCTTTAGGAATGGAGGCCGAATAGCTATGCTGCAGGTGTTATTTATTACTGGCGTCTTATTAATTACACTTCTCCTTAACATAAAAAACCTGAAAAAAGACAAGAAAGAGAAGTGGCTCTTTTTTTTCACCTGCCTCATTACAGCAATGTCTTCTCTGTGCTTAATTTACGACCAGTTCCTCTTCCGGTATATTGACCTGCTTGAGAACACATTCGGGTACATGACAGAAAGGCTGATAGGAAAATGAAGATGAGCATTTCTAATTTGCAGCTCGCTTTGCTGGCAGGCAATTTCATTGTCTCTGCCACCATAGTTTCCGTTCCTCAGGCACTGATTGATTTATCTATGCAAAACACATGGATCATTCCCCCCTTAATATTTGGGTATATTATCATATTAATTAACCTGGCTTTATGGGGATTTAAAAAAATTGATAACTATCAGGAAGTGTGGGAGGCCAATAATTTTCTGGCAAAGGGCACTGCTCTCCTCATTCTTGTGTTTTTATTTCATATTCTTGCAAAGGACCTGCGGACCATTACTGCTTTCACGAAGCATGTACTGCTCCCCTTAACGCCTGATTTCGTAATTACTATGCTCTTTGTGTTCTCTATTTTATATTTAGCCTGGGCGGGTATTGAAGTCATCGCCCGCTTCACGGAGCTATATTTTTTATATTTAATTGGAGTTTTTACTTTTTTGCCCCTTTCTTTAATACCGCAGATCGAATTTTACAGATTTGAGCCAGTCCTTGGATTTCAGACAATTCCTTCAATACTTCAGGCTGTTTTTGTCGGACTTGCTCCTGCAGGGGAATTAATTGCTTTCGTCATTGTCATAACTATGGTTAAGCCGATTGGGGATGCAAAAAGGTCTTTCATTATCGGCGGGGCAATCGGAATGTTCCTGCTGACAATAATAATTTTTTCACAGATTAGTGTACTTAGTTCAGATATTACCCGTTTTTCTTTATATCCGAGCTATCAGCTTGTACAACAAGTACGGCTTACAGAGTTTCTTGATCGCCTCGATTTAGTAATCGTTGCTTTCTATTATCCTTCCGTATTTGCTAAAATGGCTTTTTCCCTGTACGGAATTCACCGTTGCCTGGAAATTATCCTTAACCAAAAGTCAAAGTTACATTTAGTTCCTCTCGCTCTTCTGACGGGGATCGTGTCCATTGCTTTCTTTAAAAACGCAATGCATAATTATAATTTCGAGATTTTCACCTGGGCAACCCTTGGGCTGATGCTTGAAATCCTGATAGCCTTCATGTTTGCTCTTATGTTGTGGAGAACAAGAAAAAACCAAAAATCATCTTCCGCCGAGCAGTCTGCTGCCGGCCAGCAAAGCCCCGGCCAGTCAGGTTAAAAGTACGGGGTCTGGCCCCGCAATTTTTTTGTTAAAAAAGGAAAGCAGGAGAGGAACGTTCCTCTCCTGCGCTGACATGCTGCCATTCTGTTATTTTACCCTCACCTGTACATTGTCCACCAGCACATGATCACCAGTTGTGCTCCTCACCGAAAAGATAATCTGTGCTTCCCCGTTCCCCGGTGCAGTATACTCCCATGTGATTTCCTGCCAGTCCCCACCGTTCAGTACAGTATAAGGAGAATAGTTGCTGTAATTATTGCCGTGATATCCAGGAGCGAACATGGCGTTACGTATTTCCCCATTGCCCTTCGCCATAAAGGTCACTTCATATGTCACCCCTTCTACCATGGAATAAGGCTGTGTTGTGAAGCGGTTATGGCTTGTGCTGGTGTTTTCAAGCCTTACAGAATAATCTCCATCATAGCTGTCCTCTGACTGAGAAACACGTGACCTTGCAATATTAGTGGAACTTCCGCCCCAGTTTTCAGGATAGCCGTCAACCCAGCTTTCAAACGAGCCATTCGCCAATTCCTCCAGAGGAGCAGCGTCAGATTCCACGACTACTGTCAGCGTTTTTACGGCACGATTGCCCGCTGCATCTTCCACAGTGTACCGCACTGTATATGTTCCAGCACGGGAAGTATCCACATTATTTTCCACAGTAACCTGGTCTGTCAGATCTCCGTCAACATTATCCACAGCTGTTACAGCCGGCACTTCAAATGAGTCTCCGACTGTAAGCACAATTCTCGGATCTTCATTCAGCTCAGGATCAACAAACTCAATTACTGGAGGCGTTGTATCTCCCATATCATAGTCCGGATCAATATTCGGGATTTCCAGCTGAACCATCATTGGATCATGGTCACTGGCACGTCCATGTGTCTCCATGAACTGAGAGTTAATATGCATTATATCCGCTTCCAGCCCCTCTTGAAGGTGGCTGGATACAACAATGGAATCCAGTGACTGGGAATTCCCGTTGTACACAT
Protein-coding regions in this window:
- a CDS encoding GerAB/ArcD/ProY family transporter encodes the protein MSISNLQLALLAGNFIVSATIVSVPQALIDLSMQNTWIIPPLIFGYIIILINLALWGFKKIDNYQEVWEANNFLAKGTALLILVFLFHILAKDLRTITAFTKHVLLPLTPDFVITMLFVFSILYLAWAGIEVIARFTELYFLYLIGVFTFLPLSLIPQIEFYRFEPVLGFQTIPSILQAVFVGLAPAGELIAFVIVITMVKPIGDAKRSFIIGGAIGMFLLTIIIFSQISVLSSDITRFSLYPSYQLVQQVRLTEFLDRLDLVIVAFYYPSVFAKMAFSLYGIHRCLEIILNQKSKLHLVPLALLTGIVSIAFFKNAMHNYNFEIFTWATLGLMLEILIAFMFALMLWRTRKNQKSSSAEQSAAGQQSPGQSG